AAGCCGCCCAGTCCGACGCAGAGGTATGGACGTTCGCGACGAGTTCATCCCCGCCGAGGAGTTCGCCACCGTGTTGAACCGCGTGCCGCAGGTCTGCGTCGAGGTCGTACTGGAGGGGGAGGAGGGCGTCCTGCTCGCCCACCGGACGAACGAGCCGGCGAAAGGCGAGTGGTTCTGGCCGGGCGGCCGCCTCTACAAGGGCGAGCAGCTGGCAGACGCCGCCCGCCGGGTCGCCCGCGAGGAGCTGGGGGTCGAGGTGACGGTCGAGGAGCGAGTGGGCGTGTACGGCCACTTCTGGGACCGTTCGCGGATCGACGGCGTCGACTCCCGGCACACGGTCAATATCGTCTTCCGCGCCTCGCGGGTCGACCCCGACGCCGCGATCGAACTCGACGACCAGCACGACGACTACCGGTTCGTGGCCGGCGACGAGGACGGCCTCCACGAGTACGTCCGCGAGTACCTCGTCGACATGGGACTGCGGGAGGGGGCGGACGACTGAGGGTCGGCCGCCCGAGGGGACATCCGGGACGGAGCGAGCCCCGATCGGATCCGGAGATGCCGAGCCCGGGCTTTTCCCGCCGGGACTCGAACGGGTCGCATGGAGGACCCGTCCGCGCCGGGGAGCGAGGCGACCGCCGGGGAGGCGAGCGGCCCGGCCGGGACGACAGCGGGGTCCGCCGGGGAACCGGCCGCCGGGGAGGCGAGCGGTCCGGCGGTCGTCAGCGGGGAGGGGGACGGGCCGACCGTCGACGTGGGACTGCTCGCGGCGACGGCCTCGCGGGTCGACCCCGACCGGCTGGTCGCGTTCGCCGGGCGACTGGCCGCCGACGCCGCCGACGAGCTCGCGGCGGCGACGGGCGTGACCTGGCGGTTCTACGACGAGGAACCGGAGCCGCTGGCCGACGGCGACCCGCGCCGGCCCTCGGAGTTCCTCGACGAGGCGGCGCTGCGGATGGTCGAGGGGCCCTACGACCTGGTCGTCGTCGTCACGGACGCGCCGCTGCTGGCGCGGGACCGCAGTCGGGTGGCGGGGCTGGCCTCGCCGCTGAGCCGCGTCGCGGTCGTCTCGACTCACCGGCTCCGGGTGTCCGGCCGCGACCGCCCCAGCAGACCGCTCGACGCGCCCGCGGTCAGATACAACGGCGCGGCGGTCCTGCTCCACCAGGTCGGCCACCTGCTCGGCGCCGCTCACGACCCCGACGGCGGGGTGATGGCGCCCTGCGAGTTCGACCCGGAGCGGCGCTCGGTCCCGTCGTTCGGCGACCGCGCGGCGGGCGACCTGGCGCGGACGGCGGCGCGGGTCCCGGAGGAGGCGGTCGAGTCGCGGAGCGTCCCGGGGCTGGTCGCCTTCCACGTGACGAGCGCGCTCAGGAACCCCCGGAAGATGCTCCGGGCGCTGGCGACGAGTCGGGCGCCGCTGTTGCCGCTGTTCCTGCCGAAACTGTCGACGGCGGCGGTGGCGCCGACGCTCATCCTCGTGTTCAGCGCCGAGACGTGGGACGTGGGGCTGAACCTCGGAAACGGGACGGCGGCGCTGTTCGCGGTCGTCAGCGTCCTCGCCGCGGCGGTGTACCTCGTCTTCTCGCTGAACCTCAACGTCCCGCGCGAGCGCCGCGGC
The window above is part of the Halosimplex rubrum genome. Proteins encoded here:
- a CDS encoding NUDIX domain-containing protein, translated to MDVRDEFIPAEEFATVLNRVPQVCVEVVLEGEEGVLLAHRTNEPAKGEWFWPGGRLYKGEQLADAARRVAREELGVEVTVEERVGVYGHFWDRSRIDGVDSRHTVNIVFRASRVDPDAAIELDDQHDDYRFVAGDEDGLHEYVREYLVDMGLREGADD